The sequence CACCTACGGCGCAGAGGTACTAAAAGACCGCGTAACCCCGCTTGCCGAAAGTGTAGGATCGAAGCTCATACTCCCGTGCGACGTTACAAAGGACGAGGACATAGACAAGCTCTTTGACAAGATAAAGGAAGAATGGGGCAGCTTGAACATACTCGTCCACTCCATAGCCTTTGCAAAGAAAGAAGAACTTAAGGGCCGCTTCGTGGACACATCAAGAGACGGCTTCTCTCTCGCAATGGATATAAGCGCGTACTCGCTTGTTGCAACGGCAAGACGGGCGCTGCCGCTCATGGTAAAGGGCGAGAGCAGCATCGTGACACTTAGCTACCTTGGCGCGGAACGCGTCGTGCAAAACTATAACGTCATGGGGGTTGCGAAGGCGGCGCTCGAATCGAGTGTCAAGTACCTTGCAGCCGACATCGGCCAGGACGGCGTACGGGTGAACGCGATAAGTGCTGGGCCAATCAAGACCCTTGCGGCAATGGGCATATCAGGGTTCTCGAACATACTTAACGCTGTAAAGGAAAAAGCGCCGCTAAAGCAAAACGTGACATCGTATGATGTGGCAGGCACGGCCACCTACCTTGCAAGCGATCTCGCAAGCGGAGTAACAGGTGAAATTATCTACGTTGACTCGGGCTTCAACATCATAGGGTTCTAAGCGTAACGCCCTGTTATGCGCACCATAGCCGATCTGCACGTGCACACGAAGTACTCGAGGGCCACGAGCCGGGACATGACGCTTCCGGTAATGGCAAAGTGGGCGCAAAAAAAAGGCATCGACATCCTCGGCACCGGGGACTTCACGCACCCAGCGCACTTTAAGGCAATAGAAAAAGAGCTCGCCTCCATCGGAGGCGGGCTCTTTACATTAAAAACAGAAGCAAAAGAAAAAACCGCAACGCGCTTTGTCCTGTCCGCAGAAATAAGCAGCATCTACAAGCAAGGCGATAAAACGCGCAAAATCCACTCCCTCGTGTTCATGCCCGATATCGAGGCCGTAAGAAAGTTCAACTCTGAACTTGCAAGACGCGGCAACATCGCCTCGGACGGCCGCCCTATACTCGGGGTATCGGCAAAAGAACTTTTAAAACTCGCCCTCGACGCGTCCAAAGACGCCGTGCTCATTCCTGCGCACGCATGGACACCGTGGTTCTCGGTATTTGGCAGCAAGTCCGGGTTCGACTCAATCGAAGAATGTTTCGAGGAACTTACGCCACATGTCTTTGCCATCGAAACAGGACTCTCATCGAACCCTGCAATGAACCGCCGCATAAGCAGGCTCGATACAATCGCGCTTATCTCGAACTCTGACGCGCACTCGCCTTCCAAGCTCGGGCGGGAGGCAAACGTATTGGCCGGAGAGCCCGATTACTTCGAGATGATGCGGGCGATAAAGGCGCGCGACCCGAAAAAATTCCTCTTTACCATAGAGTTCTTTCCCGAAGAAGGCAAGTACCACCACGACGGCCACAGAAGCTGCGGCGTGTCGCTAACACCTGCTGAAACGAAAAAGCGCGGCAGCATGTGCCCGGTATGCGGCAAAGAGCTCACAA is a genomic window of Deltaproteobacteria bacterium containing:
- a CDS encoding enoyl-ACP reductase — translated: MGLLDGRKALIMGVANERSIAWAIAEAFKKEGAELAFTYGAEVLKDRVTPLAESVGSKLILPCDVTKDEDIDKLFDKIKEEWGSLNILVHSIAFAKKEELKGRFVDTSRDGFSLAMDISAYSLVATARRALPLMVKGESSIVTLSYLGAERVVQNYNVMGVAKAALESSVKYLAADIGQDGVRVNAISAGPIKTLAAMGISGFSNILNAVKEKAPLKQNVTSYDVAGTATYLASDLASGVTGEIIYVDSGFNIIGF
- a CDS encoding endonuclease Q family protein — encoded protein: MRTIADLHVHTKYSRATSRDMTLPVMAKWAQKKGIDILGTGDFTHPAHFKAIEKELASIGGGLFTLKTEAKEKTATRFVLSAEISSIYKQGDKTRKIHSLVFMPDIEAVRKFNSELARRGNIASDGRPILGVSAKELLKLALDASKDAVLIPAHAWTPWFSVFGSKSGFDSIEECFEELTPHVFAIETGLSSNPAMNRRISRLDTIALISNSDAHSPSKLGREANVLAGEPDYFEMMRAIKARDPKKFLFTIEFFPEEGKYHHDGHRSCGVSLTPAETKKRGSMCPVCGKELTIGVSSRVEELSDRPEDASEKGFIPSKAVIPLEEIIAEAFDKGVNTKGVKAEYERIIEKATEFEVLLDMPDEEIRKIANERVAEGVIKVRQGEVSIVPGFDGEFGKIKIFSKAEPPSPKGPSQMGLV